Below is a genomic region from Actinoallomurus bryophytorum.
GAGAGCGCCTACGCCAAGGCGTACACGATCCAGACCTCCGACAACGGGACCGACTGGAGGACGGCCTACTCGACCACGACCGGTGACGGCGGCGTGGACGACCTGGCGGTCGGCGGCTCGGGCCGGTACGTACGCGTGAACGGCACGCAACGCGGCACGGGCTACGGCTACTCGCTGTACGAGCTGGGCGTGTACGGAAGCTGAGTCCCTGTCCCCTCGTCGCAGGCTCAGGCGGACTGCCGTACGACGAGGGTCGGCTCGAACACCACCGAGGTCACCCGCCGGTCCGGCTGGTCGAGCGCGGTGAGCAGGAGGCTGGCCATCTCGGCCGCCATGTTCTCGACCGGCTGGCGGATCGTCGTCAGCTGCGGGCGGCAGGACAGCGCGGCGCTGCTGTCGTCGAAACCGATCACGGCCACGTCGTCCGGGACGCGGTGCCCGCTCTCGCGCAGCACCAGGACCGCGCCCTGGGCCATGAGGTCGTTGGCCGCGAACACGCCGTCGATGTCGGGGTGCTCGACGAGGAGACGCTCCATCGCCCGCGATCCGCTGCCGATGGTGAAGTTGCCCTCGACCACCGGGACGTACGGGCGGCCGTGCCGGGCCATGGCGCTCTGGAACCCCGACAGACGGTCCTGGCTGGCGGGCACGTCCAGCGGGCCGGCGATGGTCGCGACCCGCTCGCAGCCGCGTGCCACGAGGTGGTCGGCCGCGAGCTTGCCGCCGTCCTGGTGTGCGCAGTCGACGTAGCTGATCGGCAGCGGCCGGGCGGGCCGGGCGAACAGGACCGCGGGCTGGTCCGCCTCGGTGAGCATCCGGGGCAGCGGGTCCTCGCCGTGCGTGGAGACGAGGAGGGCGCCGTCGGCGTTGCCCTGGCGGAGGAACGCGAGGACCTGCGAACGGGCCTCGCCGGTGTCGGCGAGCATCAGGACCGGATGGATGCCGCGCGGGCGCAGGTAGTCGACGATGCCGCCGACCACCCGGCCGAAGAACGGGTCGCCGAAGATGTGGCGGGTGGAGAAGCCGTCCTCGCCGATCTCGTCCTCTTCGCCCGCTCCGGAGACGACGAGGGCGACCGACCCGACGCGCCGCGTGACGAGTGAGCGCGCGGCGTTGTTGGGCACGTAACCCGTGACGGCCACCGCCCGGCGTACCGTCTCCTGGATCTCCGGATCGACGTTGCGAACGCCGTTGACCACGCGGGACACGGTCGCCCGCGAGACCCCCGCGACCCGGGCCACGTCCTCGAGCGTCGGAGATGCCGACCCCCGGACGGGCTCTTCGCTCATGCCGGTCTTTATAGCACGGGGAAAAGTGCTCGCCAGGGGGAGAATACGGACGCCGGCGCGATCACCATCGTGCCTAGCCGGCCGTGGCGTGTCGTGTCACGACCGCGGCGTAGTTCTGCAGGGTCTCGCCTGGGCCCGGGCGGTCGAGCGCGGACCGGATGTGCCCGGCGATCTCGCCATGGCGGTACAGCTGCGTGTTGGTCACCACGACCTCGGTGGCGTTCGCGCCGGTCGCGACGAAGTCGACCTCGATGCGGCTCGCCTGCTCGTCATCGAACACGGGCCGCCAGTTCGGGCCGATACGCCAGGTCACCACCAGCCGGCCCGGCGGGGCCCAGTCGAGGACCGTGCCCCGGGTCACCTCCGCCCCGTCGGCTCCGCGTTCGTAGAAGCGGCCCCCCGCCCTGGGCTCCATGGTGACGGACTGCGGGACGGTGATGAACGTGTGCCCGTTCGGCAGCCATTCGGCCGGTCGCTCGGTGAAGATCCTGAACGCCTGCTCGGCGGACACGGGAACGGTGATGGATCTGCGCACGTCGGGCACGTCCGCCCGGGTCGTCTCCTGCTCGGACATGAACGTCCTTCCTTCGATGTATCATAAAGTTCACTGAATCGGATATTACGATTGGTCGAGATATTATGGCAAGCGGAGATCCTCGTGCGGCTCTGGAGGAGGCGGTCCGGCACGGCCTGCGGGCACTCATGACCCGGGCCGTCGTGTTCAACCACGAGGTCGCCGAGCGCACCGGCCTCAACCTCACCGACCTGCAGTGCCTGGGACTGCTCCAGCTGCAGGGGCCGATGAGCGCCGGGGCGCTCGCTCGCGGGACGGGACTGACGACCAGCGCCATCAC
It encodes:
- a CDS encoding LacI family DNA-binding transcriptional regulator, which produces MSEEPVRGSASPTLEDVARVAGVSRATVSRVVNGVRNVDPEIQETVRRAVAVTGYVPNNAARSLVTRRVGSVALVVSGAGEEDEIGEDGFSTRHIFGDPFFGRVVGGIVDYLRPRGIHPVLMLADTGEARSQVLAFLRQGNADGALLVSTHGEDPLPRMLTEADQPAVLFARPARPLPISYVDCAHQDGGKLAADHLVARGCERVATIAGPLDVPASQDRLSGFQSAMARHGRPYVPVVEGNFTIGSGSRAMERLLVEHPDIDGVFAANDLMAQGAVLVLRESGHRVPDDVAVIGFDDSSAALSCRPQLTTIRQPVENMAAEMASLLLTALDQPDRRVTSVVFEPTLVVRQSA
- a CDS encoding SRPBCC domain-containing protein, whose amino-acid sequence is MSEQETTRADVPDVRRSITVPVSAEQAFRIFTERPAEWLPNGHTFITVPQSVTMEPRAGGRFYERGADGAEVTRGTVLDWAPPGRLVVTWRIGPNWRPVFDDEQASRIEVDFVATGANATEVVVTNTQLYRHGEIAGHIRSALDRPGPGETLQNYAAVVTRHATAG